The following proteins come from a genomic window of Bacteroidales bacterium:
- a CDS encoding ketoacyl-ACP synthase III, whose protein sequence is MSKINAALTGIHAYVPDYILTNEELSTMVDTNDEWIQSRTGIKERHILKGEGKGTSILGTEAVLGLLKKTNTKAEEVDLIICATVTPDMLFPATSNIIAYNTGCINAFAFDSNAACSGFLFALQTARMYVESGQYKKVIVVGADKMSSIVDYTDRKNCILFGDAGGAVMLEPTTEDIGIIDADLHTDGSGKDFLYQKAGGSAYPPTQETVANREHFIFQEGQSVFKFAVSRMADVSADMMNKHNIKPEELAWLVPHQANLRIIDATARRMGIRKEQVMINIQKYGNTTDATIPLCLHDWESQLKKGDNIILSAFGGGFTWGAIYIKWAYDGDKVKKIS, encoded by the coding sequence ATGTCTAAAATAAATGCTGCTTTAACTGGAATTCACGCTTACGTTCCCGACTATATTTTAACAAATGAAGAACTTTCCACCATGGTGGATACCAACGACGAATGGATACAATCTCGTACAGGAATAAAAGAAAGACACATTTTAAAAGGCGAAGGAAAAGGAACTTCAATATTGGGTACTGAAGCCGTACTCGGTCTTTTAAAGAAAACAAATACTAAGGCAGAAGAAGTAGATCTTATTATTTGCGCCACTGTAACACCGGATATGTTATTTCCTGCCACCAGTAATATTATAGCCTATAACACAGGCTGTATTAACGCTTTTGCTTTTGACAGTAATGCAGCATGTTCCGGCTTTTTGTTTGCTCTTCAAACAGCTCGTATGTATGTTGAATCCGGACAATATAAAAAAGTTATAGTAGTTGGAGCCGATAAAATGTCGTCGATAGTTGATTATACCGATCGTAAAAACTGTATTTTATTTGGTGATGCCGGTGGTGCTGTTATGTTAGAGCCAACAACAGAGGATATTGGAATTATTGATGCCGACTTGCATACCGATGGTTCGGGTAAAGATTTTTTATATCAAAAAGCCGGTGGCTCTGCTTATCCTCCAACACAAGAAACAGTTGCTAATCGCGAACATTTTATTTTTCAAGAAGGACAATCGGTATTCAAATTTGCCGTTTCGCGTATGGCGGATGTATCTGCTGATATGATGAATAAACATAATATTAAACCCGAGGAATTAGCTTGGTTAGTTCCTCATCAGGCCAATTTACGTATTATTGATGCTACTGCTCGCCGGATGGGAATTAGAAAAGAGCAGGTAATGATAAATATTCAGAAATACGGAAATACTACCGATGCCACTATTCCATTATGTTTACACGACTGGGAAAGCCAATTAAAAAAGGGAGATAATATTATCCTTTCTGCTTTTGGTGGCGGCTTCACCTGGGGAGCTATTTATATAAAATGGGCATACGACGGTGATAAAGTAAAAAAGATATCGTAA
- a CDS encoding SusD/RagB family nutrient-binding outer membrane lipoprotein, translated as MKKYIYNIFKGVGLAFVFVLVLSSCDKWIDTEINIDPDAPADVPMKLMLPAIEQAMGYNMTGNDIVRVTNMWTQHFDGVVRQSYTQAKYTLLPSGVNNLWNSMYTEIFMNSKVLIAKAEGTDGDAASPHFAGVAQVITATTLGIATDVFGDMPFSEGFSGDENILTPAFDSQETIYATINSTLDQAIANLSSATNAIAVSGDVIYGGDVDKWKKAAYSIKARHALQLSAVNGNAAYTAALEAAANGFTSNDDDYEVPWNADNKNPIWQFMDERTDIRMGATFVDMLKADDDPRLPFFVAEYEGDYVGSVIGSEVENCSWPGSYIAALDAPSVLMSYAELKFIEAEANLMLGNTAAAQDAYEAAVSASVLKVTGEANAAWLAGNILGVPVTLDMIMTQKYIATFGTNQPYADYRRTGLPVLTPNPVGVLPNIPTRFPYAQDEITYNGANVPSVIISDKLWWDQ; from the coding sequence ATGAAAAAATACATATATAATATTTTTAAAGGAGTAGGATTAGCTTTTGTTTTTGTCCTAGTTCTATCCTCTTGTGATAAGTGGATCGACACAGAGATTAACATTGATCCTGATGCTCCTGCAGATGTGCCAATGAAATTGATGTTGCCAGCTATAGAACAAGCCATGGGCTATAATATGACAGGTAATGATATTGTTCGTGTTACCAATATGTGGACACAGCATTTCGATGGTGTTGTACGTCAATCTTACACTCAGGCAAAATATACATTACTGCCTTCCGGAGTTAATAATCTTTGGAATTCAATGTATACTGAAATATTTATGAATTCAAAAGTGCTTATTGCTAAAGCAGAGGGTACAGATGGAGATGCTGCTTCTCCTCATTTTGCCGGTGTTGCTCAAGTAATTACCGCAACAACTTTAGGTATTGCAACCGATGTTTTTGGAGATATGCCTTTTAGTGAAGGCTTTAGTGGTGATGAAAATATACTAACTCCAGCTTTTGATTCTCAAGAAACTATTTATGCTACTATTAACTCAACACTCGACCAAGCTATTGCAAATCTTAGTTCAGCAACTAATGCTATTGCTGTTTCCGGAGATGTAATTTATGGTGGTGATGTTGACAAATGGAAAAAAGCTGCTTATTCAATTAAAGCTCGTCATGCTTTACAATTGTCAGCTGTAAATGGAAATGCTGCTTATACCGCTGCTCTTGAAGCTGCTGCTAATGGATTTACTTCAAATGATGATGATTATGAAGTGCCTTGGAATGCAGATAATAAAAATCCTATTTGGCAATTTATGGACGAACGTACGGACATCCGTATGGGTGCTACATTTGTTGATATGTTAAAAGCTGATGATGATCCACGTTTACCTTTCTTCGTTGCTGAATATGAAGGTGATTATGTAGGTAGTGTAATTGGTTCGGAAGTTGAGAATTGCTCTTGGCCAGGATCTTATATTGCTGCTTTAGATGCTCCATCTGTTTTAATGTCTTATGCTGAGCTTAAATTTATTGAAGCTGAAGCTAATCTTATGTTAGGAAATACTGCTGCTGCTCAAGATGCTTATGAAGCTGCCGTATCAGCTTCTGTACTTAAAGTTACAGGTGAAGCTAATGCGGCTTGGTTAGCGGGAAATATTTTAGGCGTTCCGGTAACTCTTGATATGATTATGACTCAAAAGTATATAGCTACATTTGGTACTAATCAACCTTATGCAGATTATAGAAGAACCGGATTGCCTGTTCTTACTCCTAATCCTGTTGGTGTGCTTCCAAATATTCCTACCCGCTTCCCATATGCTCAAGACGAAATTACTTATAATGGAGCAAATGTTCCTTCAGTAATTATTAGTGATAAATTATGGTGGGACCAATAA
- a CDS encoding DUF1735 domain-containing protein: MKNIFKLLFVFIATGVLLTSCDKETFFESNPSAPDANATYYLQFVNASQTMETGVTVDGDLIEIETTIAVALMGAPQNADITVDLTVDASNTIDASMYTMSANSITIPAGKTSGSVTFSTIAANMPVGETLKLVLNMDAGTHNSPNPAGTQINYNLKRIEFCPLENGAADLVGTWTGTDAWYGTGFTATLNDDGVSLDVYGLAFDFMANWWGEPIVADGTAKVNIAGNGLLTIPRQYIFTTVWDGDNYQYEIEGSGKWTNCGDSPTMIIIYDIYYPGDEKGLGATYSPAYLPTPYFTADVVLSGKKRVTQVVELPKVKR, from the coding sequence ATGAAAAATATATTTAAATTGTTGTTTGTTTTTATTGCCACAGGCGTTTTACTTACGTCATGCGACAAAGAAACATTCTTTGAGTCTAACCCTAGTGCTCCTGATGCTAACGCAACCTATTATTTGCAATTTGTAAATGCGTCTCAGACAATGGAAACCGGTGTTACAGTAGATGGTGATTTAATTGAAATCGAGACCACTATAGCTGTTGCTTTAATGGGAGCGCCACAAAATGCAGATATTACTGTTGATTTGACTGTAGATGCTTCTAATACAATAGACGCTAGTATGTATACTATGTCGGCTAATAGTATTACTATTCCTGCAGGGAAAACCTCAGGTTCGGTTACATTTAGTACAATAGCAGCTAATATGCCTGTTGGTGAAACTCTAAAATTAGTATTGAATATGGATGCAGGAACACATAATAGTCCAAATCCTGCCGGTACTCAAATTAATTATAACCTAAAACGTATTGAGTTTTGTCCTCTTGAAAATGGTGCTGCTGACTTAGTAGGTACTTGGACAGGTACTGATGCTTGGTACGGAACTGGATTTACCGCTACATTAAATGATGATGGTGTAAGCCTTGATGTTTATGGTTTAGCCTTTGACTTTATGGCAAACTGGTGGGGAGAACCCATTGTAGCCGATGGTACTGCTAAAGTAAATATCGCCGGTAATGGTTTATTAACTATTCCTAGACAGTATATATTTACTACCGTTTGGGATGGTGATAATTATCAGTATGAAATTGAAGGAAGTGGTAAATGGACAAATTGTGGTGATAGTCCAACTATGATCATTATTTATGATATTTATTATCCTGGTGATGAAAAAGGATTAGGTGCAACCTATTCTCCTGCTTATCTTCCAACTCCTTATTTTACTGCTGATGTTGTACTTAGCGGAAAGAAAAGAGTTACTCAAGTGGTTGAACTACCAAAAGTTAAGAGATAA